A single window of Rhodamnia argentea isolate NSW1041297 chromosome 5, ASM2092103v1, whole genome shotgun sequence DNA harbors:
- the LOC115753067 gene encoding premnaspirodiene oxygenase-like translates to MLLLILSSLLLLFVFMQFSKRSSKLKHLPPGPEKLPLIGNLHQMIGSLPHHRLRDLAKTYGPVFHLQLGEMSVVTISSPDLAKEVLKTQELAFAQRPLFSYVEMSIFPSPTFLPYGEEWRQLRKIFVMELLGGQRVRSFKSIRKEETSSLIDYIRSLSGLPFNLSKKIDAYTNSIVSKAAVGHKNKQEEFISAVREMVTFTGGFSVVDVFPSLKVPANIVGLYSKFKMLQRKNDRILDSILNDHPTRRDQSLRNKESTSGREDILDALLGLRTTNEFGLNLTDREIKGIIVDLFVAGSITTSTLLEWAMAELIRNPKVMAKAQAEVREVLKGNGHIEESDLNKLKYLKAITKESFRLHPPVALIPREATKECKIHGYKIPVNSRILINAMAIGRDPNCWADPEKFEPDRFLESPVDFLGMNFELLPFGSGKRSCPGIAFATASIEFVLASLLYHFDWQLPEGEAMEELDMTEAFAATVTRMNNLNVIAIPFIPAVAA, encoded by the exons ATGCTTCTTCTAATCCTttcttctctcctcctcctcttcgtgTTCATGCAATTCTCGAAGAGAAGTTCAAAGCTGAAGCATCTCCCACCGGGGCCCGAGAAGTTGCCCCTCATTGGGAATTTGCACCAGATGATTGGCTCACTGCCTCACCATCGTTTGAGAGACCTAGCCAAAACATACGGACCCGTTTTCCATCTCCAACTTGGTGAGATGTCGGTCGTAACTATTTCGAGTCCCGACTTAGCCAAGGAAGTTCTCAAGACCCAAGAGCTCGCCTTCGCTCAACGCCCGCTATTCTCATATGTAGAGATGAGCATTTTCCCTAGCCCGACCTTTCTACCTTATGGAGAAGAATGGAGACAGTTGCGTAAGATTTTCGTAATGGAACTCTTAGGTGGTCAGCGCGTTAGATCTTTTAAATCAATTAGAAAAGAGGAAACCAGTAGTCTCATCGACTACATACGTTCGTTGTCGGGATTGCCTTTCAATCTCAGCAAAAAGATCGATGCTTACACAAATAGCATAGTCTCCAAGGCAGCCGTTGGCCATAAGAACAAACAAGAGGAATTCATTTCGGCGGTCCGAGAGATGGTAACGTTTACTGGAGGCTTTAGCGTGGTGGACGTTTTCCCTTCACTCAAAGTTCCTGCCAACATAGTTGGGCTTTATTCGAAGTTCAAGATGTTGCAAAGAAAGAATGATAGGATTCTTGATAGCATCCTCAATGACCATCCGACAAGAAGAGATCAGTCCTTAAGAAACAAGGAAAGCACATCTGGAAGAGAAGATATACTTGATGCGCTTTTGGGACTTCGCACGACCAATGAGTTCGGCTTGAACCTGACAGACAGGGAGATTAAAGGCATTATTGTG GACTTATTTGTTGCCGGGAGCATCACTACGTCAACACTTCTTGAATGGGCGATGGCAGAATTAATCCGAAATCCCAAAGTGATGGCCAAGGCACAAGCCGAGGTGAGAGAGGTCCTTAAAGGAAATGGTCATATAGAAGAATCAGACCTCAATAAACTCAAGTACTTGAAAGCAATAACTAAAGAATCATTTAGGCTGCATCCTCCAGTTGCTTTAATTCCTAGAGAAGCCACTAAAGAATGTAAGATCCATGGATACAAAATACCAGTGAATTCCAGAATCCTTATCAATGCCATGGCGATTGGAAGAGATCCAAATTGTTGGGCAGATCCAGAGAAGTTTGAACCGGATAGGTTTCTCGAATCTCCAGTCGATTTTCTAGGGATGAATTTCGAGCTTCTTCCATTTGGATCCGGCAAGCGGTCATGTCCTGGCATTGCATTTGCCACTGCAAGCATCGAATTCGTACTAGCATCATTGCTATATCATTTTGATTGGCAATTGCCAGAGGGAGAAGCCATGGAAGAACTTGACATGACCGAAGCTTTTGCCGCAACAGTCACGAGGATGAACAATTTGAATGTGATTGCCATTCCCTTTATCCCCGCAGTCGCAGCATGA